A part of Paenibacillus donghaensis genomic DNA contains:
- the spoIIGA gene encoding sigma-E processing peptidase SpoIIGA, producing the protein MVVYIDLIFAANLLIDGVLLWLTGWLVKLRVSWWRLVLSAVIGALYVVMMFVPELSFLYTFLIKFGLSVLMLWVAFGFKSLPQYLRCMGAFYMINFMAAGGILGVHYLLQSTSEIWNGMVFTTSGGQAYKLKIGFWFVVVMLPLLLVIFKAVHSSRNRREQLDSYIGEVTVDIDGVTVTCPGLLDTGNRLCDPLTRIPVMVMEASLWEGQLPPSWKGRLTQDGADRLLLETDGQSFAWQDRMRLVPYRGINRGASFMLALKPDLVTIKLGSETYTCTRVLIGLDGGTLSGEGAYRAVIHPDLTQGELAATAAAVLS; encoded by the coding sequence CTGGTTGTCTATATAGACTTGATCTTTGCCGCCAATCTGCTGATCGACGGAGTTCTGCTGTGGCTGACGGGCTGGCTGGTCAAGCTGAGAGTGTCCTGGTGGCGGCTGGTTCTCTCGGCGGTGATCGGTGCGCTGTACGTGGTGATGATGTTTGTGCCTGAGCTCTCATTTCTCTATACCTTTCTGATCAAGTTCGGACTGTCCGTGCTAATGCTGTGGGTTGCCTTCGGCTTCAAGAGTCTGCCGCAATATTTACGCTGCATGGGGGCCTTCTACATGATTAATTTCATGGCTGCTGGCGGCATATTGGGCGTCCACTATCTGCTGCAGAGCACAAGCGAGATCTGGAACGGGATGGTCTTCACCACTTCGGGAGGCCAAGCCTACAAGCTTAAGATCGGATTCTGGTTCGTGGTGGTCATGCTGCCCCTGCTGCTGGTAATTTTCAAGGCCGTTCATTCTTCGCGGAACCGCAGAGAGCAACTGGACAGCTATATCGGTGAGGTAACCGTCGATATTGACGGTGTCACCGTCACCTGTCCCGGCCTGCTGGATACCGGCAACCGGCTCTGTGATCCGCTGACCCGTATTCCGGTGATGGTGATGGAAGCATCGCTATGGGAGGGGCAGCTGCCGCCCTCCTGGAAGGGCAGGCTGACCCAGGACGGGGCGGACAGACTTCTGCTGGAAACGGACGGGCAGTCGTTCGCCTGGCAGGACCGGATGCGGCTGGTGCCTTACAGGGGCATCAACCGCGGCGCTTCGTTTATGCTGGCGTTGAAGCCCGACCTCGTGACGATCAAGCTCGGAAGTGAGACCTATACATGCACAAGAGTTCTAATCGGGCTGGATGGCGGTACCCTGTCGGGAGAAGGAGCTTACCGTGCGGTCATCCATCCTGATCTTACCCAGGGAGAGCTTGCTGCAACAGCGGCTGCGGTGCTCTCCTAA